In Crassostrea angulata isolate pt1a10 chromosome 6, ASM2561291v2, whole genome shotgun sequence, a genomic segment contains:
- the LOC128188805 gene encoding cytochrome b5 domain-containing protein 1-like → MGRPKYFTPNEVSVHNTADDLWVSFLGKVYNLTPLCEKYKGDVLLKPIIQSAGKDISHWFNPKTKEIRTHVDPQTGCVIPYCPNGRFIHIPPPYPDADWANDFGRPWWRDEGYLVGILSKKTRHIKIINTLTSQDQVIEVCSEETMTEILARYLRYNAHAASYTWKYDGRNLDMDKTLEDNGIPDEDEEFYKLSMNDDTFLQAIHLYFNDDLTEA, encoded by the exons ATGGGGAGACCAAAATACTTCACGCCAAATGAGGTTTCAGTACATAACACAGCTGATGATTTATGGGTCTCGTTTTTGGGAAAAGTCTACAACTTAACACCCCTGTGTGAAAAATATAAAg gAGATGTTTTGTTGAAACCAATTATACAGTCAGCAGGAAAAGATATATCACATTGGtttaatccaaaaacaaaagaG ATCCGTACACATGTAGACCCACAGACTGGATGTGTCATTCCATACTGTCCAAATGGACGATTTATTCACATTCCCCCACCATATCCAGATGCTGACTGGGCAAATGATTTTGGGCGCCCTTGGTGGAGAGATGAGGGCTATCTTGTTggaattttgtcaaagaaaacaCGACACATTAAGATAATAAATACCTTAACATCACAAGACCAAGTGATTGAG gtGTGTTCAGAAGAAACAATGACAGAGATTTTGGCCAGATATCTCCGATACAATGCCCATGCTGCCAGCTACACATGGAAGTATGATGGCAGAAATCTGGATATGGACAAAACGCTGGAAGACAATGGTATTCCAGATGAGGATGAAGAGTTCTATAAACTCAGTATGAACGATGACACATTCCTCCAGGCAATCCATCTGTACTTCAATGATGACTTAACAGAGGCATAA
- the LOC128188306 gene encoding uncharacterized protein LOC128188306, producing MDFTMLLLLTCVGFPLCSALMCTQCHSLTATSVMNMGTVFQSILPNLHDPQCGLAYHSLMTTTPTPMQPFNQQPVLPTTCTISAVGGTNTEIRCGFYKGYIEVMSQDGIGTASLNVFSMTCYNVDINVDWGCTAREFPLPGDNLHFENILQSKFSNTVVLTRFVGSVCYCRRTDCTDVINGSSKLTSPVLWSALLGLLLVLVKKYQY from the exons atggaTTTTACCATGCTGCTGTTACTGACATGTGTTGGATTTCCGCTTTGCTCAG cTCTAATGTGTACACAATGTCACTCACTGACTGCAACAAGCGTCATGAACATGGGGACCGTGTTTCAGTCCATACTCCCCAATCTGCATGACCCCCAGTGTGGCCTGGCCTACCATAGCTTGATGaccaccacccccacccccatgcAGCCCTTCAATCAGCAGCCAGTGCTCCCAACCACCTGTACCATCAGTGCAGTTGGGGGCACTAACACAGAGATCAGGTGTGGCTTCTACAAAGGATACATAGAGGTCATGTCTCAGGATGGCATAg GGACTGCTTCTCTGAACGTGTTCTCTATGACATGCTACAATGTTGACATCAATGTAGACTGGGGGTGCACGGCCCGCGAGTTTCCTCTTCCTGGGGACAATCTTCACTTCGAGAACATCCTGCAAAGTAAATTCTCCAACACGGTGGTGCTAACTCGCTTTGTGGGTAGTGTGTGTTACTGCCGCCGGACAGACTGCACAGATGTCATCAATGGCAGCTCCAAGTTAACTTCCCCGGTCCTTTGGAGTGCTCTTCTTGGTCTTCTATTAGTACTTGTTAAGAAATATCAGTATTGA